The genomic interval TTTGAGCTCCATCCAACCTGTTTACAAACTAGGGGCTGTTCAGGGCACTGACGGGAAGCTCAACAGCTGTCAGCAAGTGTATGATCAATGCGCGACAAACAACTGCATTATTGACGCTTTATTACCACTGACAGCTGGAGCGAAAAGGTCAAACGAGAGCCTCGGCACCGTATAAATATGAAGGAACTGAAAATCTAGACTTATGCGTCACGGTGCGATGAGGGCCATGTGCGCAAAAGCAAGGTTAGAGATGGAGACCCATAAACGGGAGAGCGTCAGTCGTGACAGCGAGCTGTGCAATACACCACTCACATTTACAATAACAAATACGCGCAAAACAAGAGGAAATGTTGGTGTTTGTGAAAGCAGATGACTCACCTGTGCAGACGGCGCCCGACTGGAGCTCGGTGACATCAAATGCAGCGCAAAGCGAAATAAAGATTTGTCAATAACTACGTCACGATCACTGGCTGATGTGAGGCGCGCGCTTTGGGTTGCAAAAAGTTCCCGCGTTGAACCGAGAGCTTTCGAGACCGCGCGGTTTGCTGCTTAAAGCCTTGTACGATGGCCAGCGGCTGCGGGGTGTTTCGAGTTGAACGACGAAGCGAGCGATGGGGAAGCGTGAAGCGAACTTGCTAGCTGCTGCTAGGCAGAAGACGAGACGAGGGAGGGCAGGAGGGAGGAGTAGAGCGAAAGTGTGCATGGCACTACGTGCATTCCCATGTATTGCCTCCATTTTAGGGGGATTCCCACTCGACCTCGGTGCAAACTGCGCCTCGTTGATGTAGTATAAAACATAGTTTAAGCTTTGCGAAAGGTGTATATTTAAATGCATGTCATAAGTTCAGTGCTGAAAAGCTATGCAAATATTTAGACAACACCGCTTTGTAAACGTTGCTTATGAGTAATGGACATGTGCACTGAGCACACTTCACAGCTAAAAACTTCAATAAGTATTATTGTCATGAAATATTACAAGCATGCGTGCTGATATGACCCCAGAAGATCGTATTATTCTACATGTCGAGTCGCCCTCTCGTGGGCGCTGCCGTTATGACATCACATGACTCGTGTCACGATTTATCGGTTATTGAAAATACATCTTGTGTAAACATCCTTGTAAACTTTTATTAACTATAAACAACAACATCCCCCTTCTTTTTCACAATATGTTAATGAACTTGCTGGTATTGCTCTATCTCCTTGTACTCTGTTAAATGAGTTATCTCAGCTACATTTGGAGGatttgttcacccaaaataacaattttatCATTATTTGCTTACACTTAAGGGGTTTCAATCCTTTGtgatctttcttctgttgaacataaacacaaaagaagatattttgaagaatgttgaaaacttgtaaccactgacttctattataagaaaaaaaaagagaaaaacatactatggaagtcagtggttacaggtttacagcaatCTTGGGTTTAACAGAGGGAACTCaagaggtttgaaacaagtgatggGCGAGTAAATAATTactgattttaatttttaaataaaaactgaactaTCTTTATATAGCTTATAACCATTTCACAACCCTTTATGAAGGTTTACAGTACATAAAGTAACTTAGTGCAGGTTAGTACAATGCAGCAGAAAGCACAAGTCTgcaaagacaataaataaatacaaactctgGAATTAAGCAGCACAAATAAGTAAACACAGTTTCCTACATCCGGGAAGAAAGATTCCAGTATAACCAAACTTACCATTAGCTGGTTTAATTTTTCATCTAAAGGAGTACATGCATTTTACCCTTCAGAAAGCCCAAAGAAGACAAAAATCTACAAACAAGTAACTAAAAAAGATATTTACATCAGAGAATGAATCATCCTTGCTCTCAGACCCATACACccaagttaaaataataataataataatttaacagtaaaaGAATCACTTGggaccccctgctggtctcactaacaccacttcaaaCAGAAAACCTGTCACTTGTAAGCCACTTCAATGGTCAAGTGTTTTTAGAACCTACAACCCCCAAAATGTTGGtcacaactgaaattaaatgagttAACCAGACAAACCAAACTACCCAGCCACTATTGTACAGATATACACATCAAGAGTTAACCCAGGCTTTCACTTGCAAGCAAGGGATGTACTTTGGCTCCATCTGCTGTTGAGAAAAACAAAAGAGGTTCAAGTAGACAGCCGCAAACTGGattattataaaaatgcatttattattactcACAAATGTTATTCATTCTTTCCAGCAGAGCAATCAGTGCTCCTCAGTACACATATGGTGTGGCATAAAGACATAGTGACTTAATGGCTTTTTATTTTcaagtaatgaaaaatcaagagCCAACCCATATCCTGTGATTTATtagcaaacatataaataaaatgaatgagaaaGTAATGCACCATCagatatatatgtaaataaaaaataaaacaaagacaggTGTTGGACTTTGACATAAGGCTGATGTGATACGCATGGGACTGTGACAGTTGAAGACACTTGAAAAATGATTAGGCAATAATTAAAAACTTACATTACAGGAATGTAAATACAAATGTGCAGCCAACTCGGCTTCCCCCTCCTCATTTCTGAAACATTCCGCTCTTTGGCTTTCACAATAAGCATCCATTGTGATTTTCAGTACATTAACTGCAGGGACGACCTCCCTGGTGCAACCCGCAATTCACAATGCCCTCTCTCAAGGGCAAAGTGCTGATGGACGGTGGATTTTAGCATCTCTTCAGTTTACAAGACGAGTCAGTCTGCAAGACGGTCATTCATTGACATCTGACAGGGAACTGGTGCTAAGAACCGATACATATGAAGATTTCCATGTGCATTCCACAAAATGCATGTGACAGAAAAAGCAACCCACAATTAACAACCCGTATATTGCTAATATTTAGCAGTGATTTGGGCTTCAAGGATTTTTGGGCTTCAAGGATTATAGGTACCATAAAGTAATCAAATGGAATCACCATTTTGTAGTTCGGTATTAAGTTCAACCCTCTTGCCAAATGCTACCGCCACTGCTCTACGTTTTCTAAATAGTCCAATATGGTTTCATTGTCGTCCTCTTCTAGCCAGCTCTCCTCTACCTGTCCTTCAGTCTCGCTCTCCAGCGTTCGTCCAGCATCTGCTTGTTTTTCTTCAGCAAAAGCGGGCGACTGCTCTGTCATTGGCGGCTCCTTGGTGGGTGTAAAAACAGCCTTTCCAGTCACCCCCCACCAAGACTTCACCTTGGCACGTAGCTTGCGCCTCTCTTGTATGCGTCGCTGACGGGCCTCCCTGCGCTCCTGCTGTCTGGCGAACTGGAAGCGCTGAAGGAAAAGATCCCGTGCATATTCATATAGCTCTACGTCCCATTGGTTGAGCTCCCGAATCCTGCGTTGGGTCTCCGGTTCCACTTCTACGCTCGCAGCCCGGGTGCCGTTAAGCTGTGTGAATGGTGCAATGAAGGACAGACGGAAGGTGTGTTCAAACAGGTATTGCGTCTTACGCTGATATTCAGTCAGACCAAAAAAGGCCATGTTTCGCAAGTTGCGTTTGGCACTTTCCAGTAGCATGGCCCACCGCTGGTTCTCGCTCATGACCGTGAGGTTATAGCAGCCCACCAGGCTGAGGTCTGCCAGCATTCGGGTCTGTCTGTTGTTGGCTAGGTTGTAAGGGCACGCCATGAACTCCTCCAGCGAGCAGCCGGACCAGTCGTCGCCAGGATAACAGCTGGGCAGCTCGGTCAGGGTGGGTAAACGGCCGTCACACATGTGTTTAGAGGCTTTCCAAGTGGCTCCACGCTGAACGTGCCTCCATTCGCTGAGATACCGCCACACCGGATCCCTCAAGATGGTGATGTAGTAGTAGTTCCTACtgcattcaaaaacaaaaaaagtgtttgtcaTAAGAAAAGTGCACTCGAAACTAAAGTGATCACTGCAGAGCAACAAAATGAACAGCAATATTGTGTATGAATCATTAAGTCTGGTAAAGCTGTCATATTTTGTGCATGTTCGCGGTGACAGAATTATTCATGGCGTAGTTTCTGTTAGAGTGCATCAGGGGAGCAATCTTGATGGAAAAACGGAATGAATTATTGCTGGTTGACTGTAATTATGGGCATTTCAGCATAACAGCGGATGAGAAGAATCATCTTTCAGCTCACATCTGCAACACTTTCCATATGAATATCAATTAAGACTGCCTGGATAAACTCCATTCAACAACAGCGCTGAAACGCTCTCTGGAGAGCCTCAACTTTTCCTT from Danio aesculapii chromosome 14, fDanAes4.1, whole genome shotgun sequence carries:
- the hs6st2 gene encoding heparan-sulfate 6-O-sulfotransferase 2 — encoded protein: MDEKSNYSRLLIALLMVLCFGVIVLQYACPTSDCQLLHLASLSSRLGSRAPGDRVNGAGAGDPYSSEDGALVRFVPRFNFTTKDLSRAVDFHIKGEDVIVFLHIQKTGGTTFGRHLVRNIQLERPCECHAGQKKCTCYRPGKRDTWLFSRFSTGWSCGLHADWTELTNCVPSFMSNRESQERRMTPSRNYYYITILRDPVWRYLSEWRHVQRGATWKASKHMCDGRLPTLTELPSCYPGDDWSGCSLEEFMACPYNLANNRQTRMLADLSLVGCYNLTVMSENQRWAMLLESAKRNLRNMAFFGLTEYQRKTQYLFEHTFRLSFIAPFTQLNGTRAASVEVEPETQRRIRELNQWDVELYEYARDLFLQRFQFARQQERREARQRRIQERRKLRAKVKSWWGVTGKAVFTPTKEPPMTEQSPAFAEEKQADAGRTLESETEGQVEESWLEEDDNETILDYLENVEQWR